TacactttacatgcattattaCATCAGCCCACACAGCAACTCCTTCATGGAGTTCAACCGACTTTCATAGTTGGTGTTATCTCCATTACACCAATTAGGaaaccaagggggaaaaaaaaaaaaaaaaaacactgcccaAACTTGTAATTAGCTTTTCTATAATTTCGACCATCACCTTGATGAAATGTACTACAAGCACACCTCTTTACAAACACCCTTTTAAGGAGTAGCAAAGCAATTCAGGAGCACAGCCCATTTTAACATAATTTGATTATTCCCAAAGTAATCTGCCTCAAAGTCAACATATCAGTCATTGACAACTGCACACGTTTTATCCACTTACTCTAGCCTTGCACTttgaaaattacaattttttaaatatcagaggGTATAGACATGGGAGCTTGTCATTGCCTATTACCAAAACATCATTACATAGAGAATAATGAAAATGCTTGGAACTTTTGGGTGAGAGGAGGttgggggaaaggggagaaatATCAACATGGTCATTTAAAGTCACTATTTAAATGTCTGTTAAGTCAGACATATATTCAGCAAGATATAAAATTTGGCAGTaaagatatattttcattattttagtaaAAAGACTTTTGGCATATCTGTATCCTGGAatgatttttattacataatttaatttaGAAAGTTAATTAAGTTCCGTATCTTTAACATCAAGATGCTGCTAGATTTGATCAcagtaataaaatggcaaattcAGTTCTTATGCCATGGAGAAAGCATCATCATCCTTTtagcttaaaagaaaaactaatgcaTGTCCCAATGGTAGAATTGCATCTTTCTTTCCTGAAGGACTAACCCCTTGTATGTAATTTCACCACATTTTTAATAGTAATCTCTTCAGAGTCttgaaatggtttttattttgctgGGGGGTTGGGTCTgatacatatgcatttttttttcatttttttttttattttcccactgtacagcaagggggtcaggttatccttacatgtatacattgcaattacagtttttcccccactctttttttctgttgcaacatgagtatctagacatagttctcaatgctactcagcaggatctcattgtaaatctattctaggttgtgtctgataagcccaagctcccgatccctcccactccctccccctcccatcaggcaaccacaagtctcttctccaagtccatgattttcttttctgaggagatgttcatttgtgctggatattagattccagttataagtgatatcatatggtatttgcctttgtctttctggctcatttcactcaggatgagattctctagctccatccatgttgctgcaaatggcattatgtcatccttttttatggctgagtagtattccattgtgtatatataccacttcttccgaatccaatcctctgtcgatggacatttggattgtttccatgtcctggctattgtgaatagtgctgctatgaacgtgcgggtgcatgtgtctcttttaagtagagttttgtccggatagatgcccaagagtgggattgcagggtcatatggaagttctatgtatagatttctaaggtatctccaaactgttctccatagtggctgtaccagttgacattcccaccaaagtgcaggagggttcccttttctccacagcccctccagcacttgttatttgtggatttattaatgatggccattctgactggtgtgaggtggtatctaatggttgttttgatttgcatttctcttataatcagcgatgttgagcattttttcatgtgtttgttggccatctgtatatcttctttggagaaatgatacATATGCATTTTAACATTTGGTAACCTGGGTTTGATACCAGATTTTGACACTACGAGACAAGGGCAAACCCATAAACTGTGGTCCTGGAAAATGGAGTGAATGAAGTGAAGGATAGCTCCTCCAAGATTATTGTGAAGGTGAAAGGTAAAAAATTTGAGTACTTAGCCATAGGGTGTGGCCTCAAGCCTTCTTTGCATTGCGTGGGGGTAGAGGTGTGAGAGCAGTGAAGAAGGCTTCCAGATGATGAAGGCTTCTCTTCAgttgctttgttatttttattcttctgtgaaAACAAGCAGAACAGTGTCACTCTTTTccattgcattttctttctttcctctcagaTTCTGATTTAAACCCTGCAAATGAAGACAACCTGGCAAAACTACAGGAAGCCAAATTAAAATTAATGCTGGGCATCTCGTTGATGACCCTATTCCTTTTTGTCATCATTTTGGCAGTCTCTAGTGCCATGCTGtacaaaatgaagacaatgaaGTAAGTCTACAGACATCCAGAGTCTTTATAACATGCGTGGCAGGAAACTCTTTAGTTGATTGCTAGGAAACATAACTCCCAAATTTATAAGATATTCAGTTTGGCTCCATTTTCCTTATAGGGGTTGTCTCTCAAGAAATATCCCACCTGAGCtttttcccaatattttaaattgtcatcTAGAGATAGAAAAAACCCTAGTCAATTGGAAAGGgtatagagaacctagaaatgcattctttttaaatagcCTTAAAACAAAAGTGTTATGAATTCTGTTTGAAATAGCACATCTGTATAGGGCCTGAtgtttttcattgatttatacaGCATTATAATAATTAACCAATATATTGGACAGAATTCACATAACATTTTAAGATGCTTTTCTAAGTTAGGTTGAACTGCAGATGTACACAATTAAAAACAAGTCTtgatgtatgttttctttttcagatatgaaAAATCATGTGAGAGTGGTGAATACTCTGTCAACCCAGAGCTGGCAACTCTGTCTTACTTTCATCCATCAGAAGGTGTATCAGACACATCTTTTTCTAAGAGTGCTGAAAGCAGCACATTTTGGGGCACCACTTCTTCAGAATTAAAGGACTCAGACACTAAGTCAAAGTCTAGGACAACAGATGTGATTTCCACAGTCTCAGATGAGACAGGCGTGAATGACGAGTCAGACTTAATTCAGAGTGAGGAACCGAGCGAGGAACTGGAGGAACTGAGCGAGGAACAGAGCGAGGAACCCACTGATGAATAGACAATTTTTTTGTCataaaaaaaatggtttggaaACTCTGCTGCGACCGTCACATTTTCTGGTGTCTTAAAGGGCCAACGTATTCAATAAAATTCTCTCATCTACAAAAATTACTTAACGGAAAAAATACCATGAAATAAGGTGTGGAAAACTTCATCAAGTAAAAATGATCCTGGAAAGTGACTGATGGAAAGTATTCACTCTAGGCTGgctgatttttaaatgagaacatTTAGACATTTACCTTACTTGGGGGCATTTTGAGGGCTTTCAAGGTAATCAACACTAACtacacccctccccaccaccaaaGCAAAAAGAACACACCTGTTCATGTTTTACTGGCAAAACAGCTGTGCTGTATCAAGAGACAAAACTAGTACTAGAGACTCCTAGCATTCTTAAATTGTTTCAAAGTCATCTACAGGGCTGCTCTCACAGGACagtaagaattagaaaaaaattatttccatctcTAAGGTATCCACAATCATTTGAAATATCATGAtgttccagaagaagagaaaggaagaagggatcCCATCATGTAATTTCCTAGAGGGGGATTCACAgacccttccttctctcttcctccaagcACCCAGCTCAGTATGCATTattagaagaaaagcaaagatctCAAACACTAATTCAATTTATTAGTGACTTATGAAGCCATCTATCCTAGGAGTATTTCTGTTTACAAAGACCAATAGAATAGGAATACTATTTCCCTTTTAGGAATCAGTTTCAACTGGAAGGATTTTAGGGACATGTATTGGGTCCTATGTGGCCATGTATGTATGACAGGGATAGGAAGAACTTAGGACAGGTTTTATCATCCTTTTAAATTCTCACCTACTTTATTCTGGGCACTCCGATACATTATAGAACACTGAACCCTATGAAAGCCAAGTTTCCTTTACAGATCAAGAAATGAGAACTCATGTTAAGTTAGATACCTTGCCTAAGATTGCCTGCCCAAGAGAGGCAAAGTTCAGATGTGCTTTGACACTGAAGTTCTCTCCATGATCCATGACGGTAAATAGTCAAACTTACAACAAAAGTCAAAGGGTGTTGTTTAGGAGCAAGGTAGGCATCTTAAGGCAGGAGATTCCTTAATCCAAAGGCTCTATCAGCTCTTGTGGAATTGTTTTGCCTATTGTGTAGCTTAGGTCTTCATGGGCCCTTTTTCCCTTGGAGCGCAGACACACACATTACACTCACTACATTACACTCACCTGTCACAGGCCTACCATCCAATCAAAGTCATTCCCTCACATCCCATTTTCTCCGCTGACGCCAGCTTCAGCCTCCCTATTGGTTGGGAAAGCTACGAAGCTCCACCTTCCAGTAGCAAGGACTATATAAGGCGTTACCCTGCCGGGGAAAGTGGTAGCAGGGCTACTGTTTATCTCTGCCTGGTATTGTCAGTAGTGCTCACAGTTTTGGAGCCAGAGGAGGTGGTCTTGAGCAGTTAGCCCATGCTACCCTCTGCAGGTTACTTTTGCCATTTTCCGTGCCCTTTTGACAGCCCCGAGGGTCCGTGCCAGCGTTTGTACTGCCAGTTCAAGCACCAGGAAATGCGGTGGGAAATGAGTGAGTCAAGTGATTGCAGCAGCTTGGAAATGCTCCGGGTGCAGAGGAGCCACGTCGAATCCATGGGTGAGAAAGGGCTTGTGGGAAGAATGTCAGGTGGGTTTGGGGAGGGGTTAGCTATCAATTACTCCCGCCTTTATCCTCCACCTACCCTTGGAAAGGACCACAAATTTTCTTGATTGGAAATAGGTGTAAGGGTTATTTTTGAGTCACACAACTTGTCTCCAGTCCTCAAGTACTGTGGTGTGAGAAAGTTAATGTAGCATTACTTGACGAAAACGGCCAAAAGAGATgatgtcaattatattttaaaattttggtttcttATCCTCAGTTGGCATAACTTGCAGATACCACTGTAGATATCATTGTAAATTGCAGTCAAGTTTTCCGGGAGGAGCAAGCAGAGTATTAAATAGTCCTTACTGATGTCCACTTTCTTCTACCCTCTCTCCCAGTCTAGAAGTCAGGAGAGGGTCTTAGAGCCCAGgctggtgtgtatgtgtgttgggagGGGGAATGTCTTCATACTTGTTCCCTGCTGACCCTGCATGTCATCACTAAACTTGGATTTCCTAAACAGGTTGTCTGGACCTCTGATCTGTTTCCTCTGAAAGGAAGTAATAAAACCATTTCCTTTTTAACTTGTCTCTCTCCCATTCCAAAACACCCTCgcatttcctttctctgaagCCTATAATCTTCCTCTTCTCCAGTCCTCAGAGAGGACTGTTTACCCCCACCTTAGCTACTTCAGGACAGTTCCTATAGAGTGGATGTTCttggcaagagaaaaacaagcatTGGCCTTCAAGGAGAAACCAAGTTGTTAGAGACCCCAAGAATAAATCTTCCCAGCATTGCATACCTAGGATCAGGAAACTTAAATTGCTTGTTTATCTCTCCTACATAAAGTATGTTCGAGATATACCAAGCAATGATGGTGGCTATGGAAATTTTGAGAGTGTTTTTCATGTGGTCACACAGTTCCTGAAACTGGGGTTGAGGGCATCTTAGTGACATTCAGGAAGATAGTTGGCGTGGGCTGGTCATTTGAAAAGAACCTGCCCCGGCTACCGAAGGCTCAGCTTGCCGCCCCACTCTACACCCGCGGCCCGGCTTTACAGACCACACCAGCTGCTCCGATGGGTGGGTGGGGCGGGGCCAAGGTCACGTGGTCAAGACGGTAGTGGGCGGGGCGAGGAGCACTCAGTGGGCAGGCGTGTGAAGGCTGGTGGTTGCCAGCTGCTGGGAACGTTGGATCCTAGAAAGGAACGTACAGGTTTGCTGGTTTTCAGAGGCTTGTGAGTGTTCCTTGCTCCCTGACCGCCGTCCCCAATGTGAAATTACTCTAAGGAGTTTCTTATGCTCTGGTGAAAGGCAGTGGGTAGGATGGGGCTCCGGTTGTGGCTAGGAGTATTTACAAATCAGAAGGAGCTGTTCCCGATCATGTCTAACCTGATTAAAGATTAAGTTTGCCTCAAAGTGTTTAAGTTTGCCTTCCAAATCTAGTTTCTGATGgaggggaaacaaaaaaaaatttaacttgtgACATAGAGGGAAAGtataatctctttctttctctctctctcttttttttttttttcccaaaagccCCCTCAACGCACTGCTTAAGCAGCCTTTCCTGAATCATGGCAACCGAATAAAACCCAGCTTATGCCAGAATGCTGTTCTAGTTGGTAACCCAGAGTTTACTCCCCTTGACAAGTTTACTCAAAGAGAAATCAGAGTAGTTTATGTTTGTAGAATAATTCTCGTTCTTGTGCCTGCCCTTcaccttttttcttctccatcaaaATGTCATACACCTTTATCACACATGTTGTTTTGGATTTCAATAGAGTTAATTTCTTAATAGAAAATGAATGGTAAATTGAAAGGCTAGTGAGCCAAGAGAAAGCTCATTGTGTAAAGAGGAAGCATGTGTGTCTTACCAAAACATTTAGTTTATCTAAAGTaaattcagagatttaaaaagtataatttggaTGGTATTTCATATCTGTAATCTCTTGTTTGGAGAAAGGAGAAGTGTGTAAAGTATCTCATAACTGACATAGGAAAGCATATCTTGGAAAGAGGGAGGGGTTGTGATTTCCTTAGTGAAAAATCGGGAAGGAGCTGCCAGGTGTTGGGAACAGCCATGACTGCCAAGCCTTATCTCTTGTCACTGTCCTGGGTTTCCTCAGGAGTGTGGATCCAGCTGCTCTCGagttttgtttgatttattttttttttaatggatgttcATGGAAGGGTATGTTTTTCTTAACTTTGTGTTTGAGGCATTTTGTAGAACACCAGGGACCCTAGTGAGAATGTTAAGAACCACTAAATTAAGACTAGCATTTTAAATACTTCTTACTCATGGCAGAGGATATGTATTGGAGTATAAGACTAAGTACAGTTCTGTGTAAGTGGCGTTCAACTATTTGAACTGTTTCCAAATCATCGCTTGTTGGTAAATAATAAGACAAATAGAGTATGTCCAAACCATGTCATGTTTGACACCTTAATAATTGTGTATAAACGTGGCCTGTCCCACCGATGTAGTCACTCTAGTAAGAAGACATGAATGTACTTTAATCAGTCATGTGAATGAGCTACACATTTGAAGGACTGAATCAGTGATAGTCATTGACTTCTCATTCTCATTCCAAGAACTGACTGGTTACTCCACAATTCCTTGTTTTTAAGGCTGGGTTTGGAAGAGTTAATGTCCTTGTGATAGGAAACTGCTTGTTCAGGATGTTATGGAGTCTGtatctcatattaagtgaatttAAAGGTGAAATAAACTCCTCTTCCATTAACACTAGGCACAACTATGGAAGAACTGGAAAGAATCAACAAAGAAATTGAATCAGTCAAGAGTGAAGttgaagaaaagcagaagagactCTCCAGGTTTACTTTAGCACTTGAAGAGCTGTCACAAAGCCCTGTGGCCTCCTTGAATGACACAAATGTGAGACAAGATTTTCCTGAAAATAGCCTGATTTCAAAAGAGAAGTGGAATGAACCGTCAAAGAATAGAGAGAATCAGCCTAGAAAATATGTGTTGGACCACAAATGTCCAGCAACTGACCTTGAATATGACCCATTGCTCAATTATTCTGCAGGGCTGCTTGGGTCATCTAGAGCAAGACAGAGTGAGACTGATATTCAGCACTCCTGCTATTGGAAGAAATCTGTGGGTAGAAATTACCACAAGTCCCTGGAGAGTCCATATGTTTCAccaataagaattaaaataaatcttcaaGATTCTGATGAAGATGATCTTGTAATGGATGTACCTCCAATCATTCCTTCTTCTAAGAAATCTAAACCATTTAGAGGCTTTAAATATCAGAATATGGATGAAAAGGTACAAGTAATACccccaaaggaaagaaatcttcAAATCAGAGGCATAGAAGAGGAAAAAGTAGACAAGACCCAGCTAACCACACAAAGAGATGGTGACAGTAACAGATCAGAACCACCAAATCACTTATGAAAACCTCACTAGATAATAAAACTAACATAAACTTGTGTGGTGTTAAAAACCACATTTCTAAGATGGGAAGCTTCACCAGTGAGAAAAAGTATGTCTATATTTCAGAAGAAAGTACATCTTGTGCACTTCCCTGTGACAAAGAAATACAGAAGGAGCATCATAATGAAAGTTATCCAAAGAGCAGGAGACATGTAAAAACATGTTATGATACTCAAAACATGGAATGGCGATATTCACCAAGTCAACCCCAATTCTCATATTCAGATGATCACATACAAGAAAAGGTTTTGAGAGTACAAAATGATAGTCAAGACTTAAATACTTttgaagacagaaaattaattgAATTTGATTTTGATAAGGAATGTACTGAAGACGACACACTCTCTGATTCTGATAAGACTATGAAGGAATGTCTTCAAATTTTCAGTGAGTTCACACAAACCAAAGCTCATAAGAGAGAAATGACTAAGCAGGTtagttcccttttttttaattctcattttccaAAATCTAAAGGAGTTTCCCTTAAATAACATTCTCTATATTATAAACTTTATATAATATCTGTAATatgtatttctaatatttatgaTTATTAGCATATTAGAATGACAAGGCAAAAACCTTGATAATTGGCCAGCCATGATGTTTTGCAGACTTGACAGTTTCCAGAGGTCATGGTATTAGATGTAGTAACTTATAGTTGATCTCTCAAATTAGAGGAATCTTTTATAGGAACTATGCATGTCAGATTATCCAAATTAATTACtttgtgaattattttaaataatttgcccactATTTTGTAGTTTTATTCCTGTGGCTCTTCAGGAAACATGATAAATTTGCCACTACCACACTGAAATTGGATGATTCTTATCTTTTCCATCTAGGTTTCAGAAGAGCAAATGGAATTAGATATGTTATATTaccaaaatatttccaaaccaaaaaagagaatTGCACACACTGCCAAGTTTGATGTGAGTCATTTTGATTCTCTTACTCTCATGCCCTCCTTCTGTCTCCCGTACCCCCACCCCTTCAGTAGACACATTATGAAGTACATACCATTTAGAGCTTCAGGTATGTTCTAGTAGTTATTGTCTTGTTATCCACCAGGGGGCACAAGTGGTAAGTCAGTAAATTGATTCTTTTTAAGCATTTTCCAAATCCTTCATTTTTCCCTCATTATCTAACATTTCCATTAAAAACAGTTATGTTGTATAAACTTTTAATGATAAATTAATATAGGCAGTCCTCATTATTTGCAGATTCTGTATTCACAAACCCTATTCAGTAAActtaatttataacaaaatcaAGACATGCTTTTTTTGGTCCTCTTGTAGACATGcgctatggcaaaaaaaaaaaaaaaaaaagagtgaattgcCTGACATGCACATGCACATTCCCAGCTAAGGGTGAACAAGGCaacactgctttcttttctttctttttttttttttttggctttgtagggctgcacctgctgcatgtggaagttcccaggataggggttgaatcagagctatagctactggccagtgccacagccacagcaatgccagatctgagccatgtctgtgacctacaccacaactcacagcaaagccggatccttaacccactgagtgaggccagggattgagcccaagtcctcatgggtactagtcaggttcgttaccactgagccatgatgggaactaccacAACACTGCTTTCTTGTTCACTGTCACACTGTTAACCAGTGTTCTTATCTCAGTCTATTTAGTGCcatgttttctgcatttttgtgttttcttaatgaatttgttaatttaaaatggTCCCCAAGTATAGTGCTGTCTGGTGTTTCTTGGAGCAGGCAGGCTGTGATGTGCCTacagagaaaatatgtgtgttaCCTTTGTTCAGGCATGACTTATAGTGCTGGTGACTAAAAATTCATTGTTAATGAATGAGCAGTATATACTAAATGAAGCATCTGTAAAtggaaacacacataaaacaaggttatgtaTTGATTGGTTGATGAAACTGCTGAGACCAGATGCTCACCTGCACCTAGGAGCATGGTTCAGTATTCACTAATTCATTGTGGGACTCTATAAGACTTAACTAGTGGAAATAAGGAGAATGGACTGTAGTTTTTCAAAGTAGTTTGAACCtcttgtaaatatatattataaatgctGAAGATCTCTTGCAACATATAAAGAAGCTGAAGACTCATTGCAGCAAATAATATTCCTTTAACactttgtgtttaaaaaatgctattggaagttcccatcatggctcagcagaaatgagtctgactagtatccatgaggacacggattcaatccctagccttgctcagtgggttaaggatccaatgttgccatgagctgtggtataggttgcagacacgtcttggatccggtgttgctgtagctgtggcgtaggccagcagctgttgttctaattcaacccctagcctggaacctccatatgaaaaaaaaaaaaaagtattattgaaCAAAAACAGTTAGTTCTCTGCTCTAGTCTTTACATTATTTGTACTTGGTATGAACTGACAGAATCTTCTGCATGGctcggagttcctgtagtggctcagtggttaacaaatctgaccaggaaccatgagcttgtgggttctatccctggcttgctcagtgggttaaggatctggcattgccgtgagctgtggtgtaggtcgcagacgcagcttggatcccttgttgctgtggttctggcgtaggctggcgactacagctccgattcgacccctagcctgggaacctcaatatgcctcgggagcagcccaagaaaatggcaaaaagaccaaaaaaaaaaaaaaaaaaaaaaaaagaatcttctgcGGGGCATAAAAAGAGTTTATGCTCCCAAGTCATATATAACAGCCTGAATTCCAGTTCTTCACAGGATGGTTGAATGTtcttgagcaaattatttaatttctctgtttcattttccaTGTTTGTGAAATGGAAATAGTGAAATGCCTGCCTATCCCAGGGTCAGATATTATAGATATTTACTAAACTAgttctctccccttttctctttcttatgaaaaaaattttttggaggcTAACTTTATATTCCTTTAATTGCAAATGCTGTAGTgttcatagttttcattttactATGCTATGTATTTtctccccaaattcttttttttagggtgcacccgtggcataaggaggttcccaggctaggggtgcaactGAAACTATAGCCACCgtcctgtgccagagccacagcaacgcaggatccaatccacatctgcgacctacaccacagctcatggcaataccagatccttaacccactgagcgaggccaaggatagaacctgaatccacatcatggatgctagttgggttcactaactgctgagccatgacaggaactcccccaaattcgTATATTTAAATAAGTATTGGTATCATCagcaattttttccttaaattctcaCAAATGGAAGTAACTGGACAAAAGATAGGTAAAAagtttattatgatttttaaaatatgacacattgCCTTCCAAAAAGATTGTGGTAATTTATAGTCTTACACAGTGTTTCAGGGTTCCCTTCTCACAAACCTTACAAAAAATGGGTATTGCaatttttttaacctgtaaaTTTGAGTGaaattctgtttccttgttttatattatatttgtttGGTTACTAGTgaagctgaacattttttcatatgttccCTTCTCTTCTAGTAATGAATATTGCTGTGGAGAAGTCAGCTGCTAGCCTATTTCTCCCTGTGTGGGTCACCTGATACTTTTGCCTCATTACCTAAAGGATTCTTTCCTTAAATTTGAATTCTGGTGACTTTAGTAGAATATGTCTTATTAACATTTTAACTGCAAATAAAGTgtcattttcatataaaatttaatttcctcatatttcaagaaaattttcttaaattatatgcTGAAATTGTTTGGTTTTATTGTCTCAGTTTATTTCAGGAGTACTCCAATTATGTGTACTGGATCAATTATGTGTGTATTGGATCTCATGTAGTCAATTCTAAGGAGCTTTTGTGCAAAAGGAAAGTGAAATTATCcatcttaacaatttttaaaatcatctatgTTTTATACTGATGCTTTATAGGTTCCAACCAGTAAAGAGATGATTAGCCCATTCAGGGGACCAGGCCCACCACTGGTTAGTCACACTAGACTCCTCCAGGCCCAGGAACAGGCAGTGCAGATAATGGCTGCCATTAAGGGTGGGCAGGCTTTTGTTAGTCTCActtcagaagagaagaaaaatacagttGCATGTCCAGCCTCTCAGATCCAAAGGAAAGCCTCAGGAGGTatgaggaaaatctttttttagttacttatttaataaatggggttatactttgtttttaaaaatgtttcctatgAAACCCATATATTCCCAGTTATCATTAAGTCAATTACATAAAGCTTTACATGAAATAATAAGATTAgcatatttaaatcatttatccCCTATATGGTAGCAATAAATGGTAGTATTTTGCACACATTCTTACATGGAGCAAATTGCTttataaattacttaattttgttCTTCTAGGTTATTTTGTTCTTCTAGGTTATACTGGAATTGGTTATTGGGATCCTTTTgtgtttgcattttgttttcttcaagaaaaaatatgtattttttaatcaagcTTATAAATAAAGTGTTGTGAAATTTTGAATTAATGATGGAAATAAACTCAAATCATCTGAGACTAATGACATTAAcatttaccttttcctttttctcttgttctctgaaATGTCTTAGAAAATTCACGTACATCAAACAGCCTTCACATGGATATAGTTCTTTCGAAGGAAAGTCCAGCTGCAAAGCCAAACAGAGCACATGTTCCTGTGAAAAGTATTCCTTATTTTCCTGTGAAGGTACTATGAACTCAATCTGAAGACCAGAATTTTATTCCTAATAACCATCATGTTCTAACGACATTAGGGCCCCTTGGAGAGTGactatgtttttctctctctgaagacCCCTAATTCAGATAAATGCCAAACCTACTGCTAAGATATATTGTCAAGCTTTTTTTGGTTACTATTAgatagttattttcattttatcatgggatttgtgtttgtgtgtcaCTTTcagttaatttgtttttcttattattggAAATATTTGGCATTTTTTCAGACCTAAAACATCTGTGGCTATAATTAATTTAAGCCTCTTCAGTTTTTTCAGAGAAAAGTTGTGCATTATGTCTTTCAGGCCATATCTGGTGAGGGGTATATCTGTCTAAGtatgtgagagacagagagagcgtTAGGAAATAATGGCCATGAGTAATATGATAGTACAACCTTCTTCAGTCATTTTTCCTCTCCTTgtgtcaatgattttttttttctcttcaccatGTATTCTTTGGCAGAAAACAACCTGTCAGTGTTAAGTCTTTATCCCTCCCTAAAAGTAGGGAGATTAACTCATCCTAGAAT
The Sus scrofa isolate TJ Tabasco breed Duroc chromosome 1, Sscrofa11.1, whole genome shotgun sequence DNA segment above includes these coding regions:
- the EQTN gene encoding LOW QUALITY PROTEIN: equatorin (The sequence of the model RefSeq protein was modified relative to this genomic sequence to represent the inferred CDS: substituted 1 base at 1 genomic stop codon) encodes the protein MNFILFIVLYGVFSPEISGMDPTYEGPYITPVGEEPKTEQPHTKEEEIKENIPANDKTDDYYKNTKQYVFTTQNPNGTQSEITVRATTDLNFSLRNXTTQGPNEPAFWTMLAKAINATTEDNERDQFFHPIPNSDLNPANEDNLAKLQEAKLKLMLGISLMTLFLFVIILAVSSAMLYKMKTMKYEKSCESGEYSVNPELATLSYFHPSEGVSDTSFSKSAESSTFWGTTSSELKDSDTKSKSRTTDVISTVSDETGVNDESDLIQSEEPSEELEELSEEQSEEPTDE